One window from the genome of Hippocampus zosterae strain Florida chromosome 7, ASM2543408v3, whole genome shotgun sequence encodes:
- the LOC127604999 gene encoding sodium/potassium-transporting ATPase subunit alpha-3-like gives MGYGRSDSYRVATTQDKDEKESPKKKGGKGMDDLKKEVPITEHKMSVEEVCRKYTTDIVQGLTNARAAEYLARDGLNALTPPPTTPEWVKFCRQLFGGFSVLLWIGAILCFLAYAIQAATEDEPAGDNLYLGIVLSAVVIITGCFSYFQEAKSSKIMESFKNMVPQQALVIREGEKMQINAEQVVAGDLVEVKGGDRIPADLRIISSHGCKVDNSSLTGESEPQTRSPDCTHENPLETRNIAFFSTNCVEGTARGIVVCTGDRTVMGRIATLTSGLETGKTPIAKEIEHFIHIITGVAVFLGVSFFILSLVLGYSWLEAVIFLIGIIVANVPEGLLATVTVCLTLTAKRMARKNCLVKNLEAVETLGSTSTICSDKTGTLTQNRMTVAHMWFDNQIHEADTTEDQSGSSFDKSSTTWVSLARIAALCNRAVFKAGQESLPILKRDVAGDASESALLKCIELSCGAVKTMRDKNKKVAEIPFNSTNKYQLSIHESDDESDKRYLLVMKGAPERILDRCSTIMLQGREQPMDDEMKEAFQNAYLELGGLGERVLGFCHLFLPEESYPKGFAFDTDDVNFQTDNLCFVGLMSMIDPPRAAVPDAVGKCRSAGIKVIMVTGDHPITAKAIAKGVGIISEGNETVEDIAARLNIPVSQVNPRDAKACVIHGTDLRDLDQDQMDDILRNHTEIVFARTSPQQKLIIVEGCQRQGAIVAVTGDGVNDSPALKKADIGVAMGISGSDVSKQAADMILLDDNFASIVTGVEEGRLIFDNLKKSIAYTLTSNIPEITPFLFFILVNIPLPLGTITILCIDLGTDMVPAISLAYEAAESDIMKRQPRNPMRDKLVNERLISIAYGQIGMIQALGGFFAYFVIMAENGFRPSVLMGIRLNWDDRSNNDLEDSYGQQWTYEQRKIVEFTCHTAFFVSIVVVQWADVIICKTRRNSVFQQGMRNKILIFGLFEETALAAFLSYCPGMDVALRMYPLKASWWFCAFPYSFLIFVYDEIRKLILRRNPGGWVEKETYY, from the exons ATGGGG TATGGAAGGTCGGACAGCTACCGCGTGGCCACCACGCAGGACAAGGATGAGAAGGAGTCGCCCAAGAAGAAAGGTGGCAAGGGAATGGATGACCTTAAGAAGGAAGTCCCAATT ACGGAGCACAAAATGTCCGTGGAGGAAGTTTGCAGAAAATACACCACTGACATCGTCCAG GGTCTGACCAACGCAAGGGCTGCGGAGTACTTGGCCAGAGACGGCCTCAATGCCCTGACCCCGCCACCCACTACCCCAGAGTGGGTCAAGTTCTGTCGTCAGCTGTTTGGCGGCTTCTCCGTCCTGTTGTGGATCGGCGCCATCCTCTGCTTCCTGGCCTACGCCATCCAGGCCGCCACGGAGGACGAGCCTGCCGGGGATAAC TTGTACCTCGGTATCGTGTTGTCAGCTGTGGTCATCATCACTGGCTGCTTCTCCTACTTTCAAGAAGCCAAGAGCTCCAAGATCATGGAGTCCTTCAAGAACATGGTCCCCCAG CAAGCCCTGGTGATCCGCGAAGGAGAAAAGATGCAGATCAATGCCGAGCAGGTGGTGGCCGGAGATCTTGTGGAGGTGAAGGGGGGAGACCGGATCCCCGCCGACCTCCGCATCATCTCGTCGCACGGCTGCAAG GTGGACAACTCCTCCTTGACCGGCGAGTCGGAACCTCAGACCAGGTCGCCAGACTGCACTCATGAAAATCCTCTGGAGACCCGGAACATCGCCTTCTTCTCCACAAACTGTGTGGAGG GCACAGCCCGCGGTATCGTGGTGTGCACGGGCGATCGCACCGTGATGGGCCGCATTGCCACCCTCACCTCGGGCCTGGAAACCGGCAAG ACGCCCATCGCCAAGGAGATCGAGCACTTCATCCACATCATCACTGGCGTGGCCGTCTTCCTCGGCGTGAGTTTCTTCATCCTGTCGCTGGTGCTGGGGTACTCCTGGCTGGAGGCCGTCATCTTCCTCATCGGCATCATCGTCGCCAACGTGCCCGAAGGCCTGCTGGCCACCGTCACT GTATGTCTCACTCTAACCGCAAAGCGAATGGCCCGCAAAAACTGCCTGGTGAAGAACCTGGAGGCGGTGGAAACGCTGGGTTCCACCTCCACGATCTGCTCGGACAAGACGGGCACCCTCACGCAGAACAGGATGACCGTGGCCCACATGTGGTTTGACAATCAGATCCATGAGGCCGACACTACCGAGGACCAGTCAG GCTCCTCCTTCGACAAGAGCTCCACGACTTGGGTGTCCCTGGCCCGCATCGCCGCGCTCTGCAACCGCGCCGTGTTCAAGGCCGGCCAGGAGTCGTTGCCCATCCTCAAGCGCGACGTGGCCGGCGACGCCTCCGAGTCAGCGTTGCTGAAGTGCATCGAGCTGTCTTGCGGCGCTGTCAAAACCATGAGGGACAAGAACAAGAAAGTTGCTGAGATACCCTTTAACTCCACCAACAAATATCAG CTTTCAATTCATGAGAGCGATGACGAGTCGGACAAACGCTACCTTCTAGTGATGAAGGGAGCCCCAGAGAGGATCCTCGACCGCTGCTCCACCATCATGTTGCAGGGCCGCGAGCAGCCAATGGACGATGAGATGAAGGAGGCCTTCCAGAACGCTTACCTGGAACTGGGAGGCCTGGGGGAGAGAGTGCTGG GCTTCTGCCATCTCTTCCTCCCAGAGGAGTCCTACCCAAAAGGTTTTGCCTTTGACACGGACGATGTCAACTTCCAGACAGACAACCTTTGCTTCGTGGGCCTCATGTCTATGATTGACCCACCCCGCGCTGCCGTCCCAGATGCTGTGGGGAAGTGTCGCTCCGCTGGCATTAAG GTCATCATGGTGACAGGTGATCATCCAATCACGGCCAAGGCCATCGCTAAGGGCGTGGGCATCATCTCCGAGGGCAACGAGACAGTAGAAGACATTGCTGCACGTCTCAACATCCCCGTGAGTCAGGTGAACCCCAG GGACGCAAAAGCCTGCGTGATCCACGGAACAGACCTGAGGGACCTCGACCAAGACCAAATGGATGACATTTTAAGGAACCACACAGAGATCGTCTTTGCTCGAACCTCACCTCAGCAGAAACTCATCATCGTAGAGGGCTGCCAGAGACAG GGTGCCATCGTGGCCGTGACGGGTGATGGCGTCAACGACTCTCCCGCCCTCAAGAAGGCCGACATCGGAGTCGCCATGGGAATCTCTGGCTCGGACGTATCCAAACAAGCTGCCGACATGATCCTGCTGGATGATAATTTTGCGTCCATCGTCACGGGCGTGGAGGAAG GCCGCCTGATCTTTGACAATCTGAAAAAGTCCATCGCCTACACGCTCACGAGCAACATCCCTGAGATCACCcccttcctcttcttcatcctggTTAACATCCCGCTTCCTCTGGGTACCATCACCATCCTCTGCATCGACCTGGGCACGGACATG GTGCCAGCCATCTCCCTGGCATATGAGGCAGCGGAAAGTGACATCATGAAGCGTCAGCCCAGGAACCCGATGAGGGACAAACTGGTCAACGAGAGGCTCATCAGCATCGCCTACGGACAGAtcg GTATGATCCAAGCTCTCGGCGGCTTCTTCGCCTACTTCGTCATCATGGCAGAAAACGGCTTCCGGCCCTCTGTGCTGATGGGAATTCGCCTCAACTGGGACGACCGCTCCAACAACGACCTGGAGGACAGCTACGGCCAACAATGG ACATACGAGCAGCGCAAGATCGTGGAGTTCACGTGCCACACGGCCTTCTTCGTCAGCATTGTGGTGGTGCAGTGGGCCGACGTCATCATCTGCAAGACCAGACGCAACTCTGTCTTCCAGCAGGGCATGAG GAACAAGATTTTGATTTTTGGCCTGTTTGAGGAAACAGCCCTCGCCGCGTTCCTGTCCTACTGCCCCGGCATGGACGTGGCGCTACGGATGTACCCGCTCAA GGCCAGCTGGTGGTTCTGCGCCTTCCCGTACAGTTTCCTCATCTTTGTTTACGATGAGATCCGAAAGCTCATCCTGCGTCGAAACCCTGGAG GTTGGGTCGAAAAGGAGACATACTATTAA